A genomic window from Triticum urartu cultivar G1812 chromosome 7, Tu2.1, whole genome shotgun sequence includes:
- the LOC125518586 gene encoding probable calcium-binding protein CML21 gives MGGVFGRPDAGRQGSHGMKLESKMVESMKQRAAHGTSVKSFNTIIMKFPKIDEGLRKCKTIFEQFDEDSNGEIDKEELKHCFQKLEISFTEEIGDLFEACDINEDMGMKYNEFIVFLCLVYLLNDPTASEAKTKMGLGDLESTFETLVDAFVFLDKNKDGYVSKDEMIQAINESIPGERSAGRIAMKRFEEMDWDKNGMVTFKEFLFAFTRWVGIGENEDDDE, from the exons ATGGGAGGCGTGTTTGGACGCCCCGACGCCGGCAGGCAGGGCTcgcatggcatgaagctagagTCGAAGATGGTGGAGTCCATGAAGCAGAGAGCGGCGCATGGAACTTCGGTCAAGTCGTTCAATACTATTATCATGAAGTTCCCCAAAATCGACGAGGGCTTGAGAAAATGCAAGACTATCTTTGAGCAATTCG ATGAAGATTCCAATGGTGAAATTGATAAAGAAGAGCTGAAGCATTGTTTTCAGAAGCTGGAAATCTCATTCACAGAGGAGATAGGCGATCTCTTTGAAGCTTGCGACATAAATGAAGATATGGGCATGAAGTACAATGAGTTCATTGTCTTTCTGTGCCTTGTTTATCTTCTCAATGATCCGACTGCGTCAGAAGCA AAGACAAAGATGGGATTAGGAGATCTTGAGTCAACTTTTGAGACCTTGGTTGATGCATTTGTCTTCTTGGATAAGAATAAGGACGGGTATGTGAGCAAGGATGAGATGATTCAAGCAATAAATGAGAGCATACCAGGGGAACGCTCCGCTGGCCGTATAGCCATGAAAAGATTTG AGGAGATGGATTGGGACAAGAATGGGATGGTTACCTTCAAGGAATTCCTGTTTGCATTCACTCGCTGGGTAGGGATTGGCGAAAATGAGGACGACGATGAATGA
- the LOC125518585 gene encoding myb family transcription factor PHL7-like isoform X2, translating to MYEPKPFSSTGSAHSNPVSHDQQIGPTANNAASNIGGNGSNNSFATRQRLRWTDELHGRFLEAVAQLGGPDRATPKGILRTMGVQGLTIYHVKSHLQKYRLAKHIPDPTASGDKPEKKDLGNLLAGMESSPGMETSEVLKLQVEVQKRLCEQLEVQRQLQLRIEAQGKYLQKIMEEQQRLSGVLCESGKPNALALAEEELHHDFSKTEPSTPVLTSEPSFRDKAVTASGDLEGTDELLKVLSSHDDCLSLDHELSTPDSSCVAGYLLNSPRDSKRACISNSLGHGNSEFTLPHIIPESSSGSDLQLRSSVFSSGTGRSGSSAALDASEDGFTNGSGSDV from the exons ATGTATGAACCAAAGCCATTTTCGAGCACTGGATCAGCGCACAGCAATCCGGTTTCTCACGATCAACAAATCGGACCAACTGCCAACAATGCAGCATCTAATATTGGTGGGAATGGCTCAAACAACAGCTTTGCCACCAGACAGCGTTTACGGTGGACAGATGAGCTTCATGGACGTTTTCTTGAGGCTGTAGCACAGCTTGGTGGACCCGACA GGGCTACTCCTAAGGGAATTCTTAGAACAATGGGTGTTCAAGGGTTGACCATTTATCATGTCAAAAGTCATCTCCAG AAATATCGGCTTGCAAAACATATCCCAGACCCCACAGCTAGCG GTGACAAGCCAGAGAAGAAAGATCTAGGAAATCTGCTTGCAGGAATGGAAAGCTCCCC GGGAATGGAGACAAGCGAGGTTCTAAAGTTGCAGGTGGAGGTACAGAAGCGGCTATGTGAACAATTAGAG GTACAAAGGCAGCTACAGCTCAGAATAGAAGCCCAAGGCAAGTATCTCCAGAAGATCATGGAGGAGCAGCAGCGCCTGAGCGGTGTGCTGTGCGAATCAGGTAAACCGAACGCGCTCGCCCTGGCTGAGGAGGAGCTCCACCATGATTTCAGCAAGACTGAGCCATCGACCCCAGTGTTGACCTCGGAGCCCTCATTCCGGGACAAGGCCGTTACTGCAAGTGGTGATCTGGAAGGAACAGACGAGCTGCTCAAGGTTCTTTCTTCACATGATGACTGCCTCTCCTTGGACCATGAGCTTTCGACCCCGGATTCCAGTTGTGTTGCCGGTTACCTCCTAAACAGCCCCAGAGATAGCAAGAGAGCTTGCATCAGCAACAGCCTTGGCCACGGAAACAGCGAGTTCACACTTCCTCACATCATTCCGGAGTCGAGCTCGGGTTCCGATTTGCAACTGAGAAGCTCGGTGTTCTCATCCGGCACAGGGCGATCTGGTTCATCGGCGGCTCTGGATGCCAGTGAAGATGGTTTTACCAATGGCTCAGGCAGTGATGTTTGA
- the LOC125518585 gene encoding myb family transcription factor PHL7-like isoform X1: MDNSESVLNKNKKHGPTSTYGWTAFLARGCQMYEPKPFSSTGSAHSNPVSHDQQIGPTANNAASNIGGNGSNNSFATRQRLRWTDELHGRFLEAVAQLGGPDRATPKGILRTMGVQGLTIYHVKSHLQKYRLAKHIPDPTASGDKPEKKDLGNLLAGMESSPGMETSEVLKLQVEVQKRLCEQLEVQRQLQLRIEAQGKYLQKIMEEQQRLSGVLCESGKPNALALAEEELHHDFSKTEPSTPVLTSEPSFRDKAVTASGDLEGTDELLKVLSSHDDCLSLDHELSTPDSSCVAGYLLNSPRDSKRACISNSLGHGNSEFTLPHIIPESSSGSDLQLRSSVFSSGTGRSGSSAALDASEDGFTNGSGSDV, translated from the exons ATGGACAACTCCGAGTCCGTCCTTAATAAAAACAAGAAACATGGTCCAACCTCCACTTATGGGTGGACTGCATTCCTAGCCAG AGGATGCCAGATGTATGAACCAAAGCCATTTTCGAGCACTGGATCAGCGCACAGCAATCCGGTTTCTCACGATCAACAAATCGGACCAACTGCCAACAATGCAGCATCTAATATTGGTGGGAATGGCTCAAACAACAGCTTTGCCACCAGACAGCGTTTACGGTGGACAGATGAGCTTCATGGACGTTTTCTTGAGGCTGTAGCACAGCTTGGTGGACCCGACA GGGCTACTCCTAAGGGAATTCTTAGAACAATGGGTGTTCAAGGGTTGACCATTTATCATGTCAAAAGTCATCTCCAG AAATATCGGCTTGCAAAACATATCCCAGACCCCACAGCTAGCG GTGACAAGCCAGAGAAGAAAGATCTAGGAAATCTGCTTGCAGGAATGGAAAGCTCCCC GGGAATGGAGACAAGCGAGGTTCTAAAGTTGCAGGTGGAGGTACAGAAGCGGCTATGTGAACAATTAGAG GTACAAAGGCAGCTACAGCTCAGAATAGAAGCCCAAGGCAAGTATCTCCAGAAGATCATGGAGGAGCAGCAGCGCCTGAGCGGTGTGCTGTGCGAATCAGGTAAACCGAACGCGCTCGCCCTGGCTGAGGAGGAGCTCCACCATGATTTCAGCAAGACTGAGCCATCGACCCCAGTGTTGACCTCGGAGCCCTCATTCCGGGACAAGGCCGTTACTGCAAGTGGTGATCTGGAAGGAACAGACGAGCTGCTCAAGGTTCTTTCTTCACATGATGACTGCCTCTCCTTGGACCATGAGCTTTCGACCCCGGATTCCAGTTGTGTTGCCGGTTACCTCCTAAACAGCCCCAGAGATAGCAAGAGAGCTTGCATCAGCAACAGCCTTGGCCACGGAAACAGCGAGTTCACACTTCCTCACATCATTCCGGAGTCGAGCTCGGGTTCCGATTTGCAACTGAGAAGCTCGGTGTTCTCATCCGGCACAGGGCGATCTGGTTCATCGGCGGCTCTGGATGCCAGTGAAGATGGTTTTACCAATGGCTCAGGCAGTGATGTTTGA